AGGAATGATACAAAATGTAAAACAGGTATAATGAGATAGATGATAGCCAATAAGAGGTAGTGCATCATTTTCCCTCTACTGCTGAAAATAATTCCGTTACCCATTGCGTATGCATGTCCAATGATAGAGTGTTGCCTTTGGAAAAGCCTTTCCCTTCGTCATACCAGGAAGCGGCTGAAATTTCATCCACCCCATGTACAGAGTCTGATGCAAGGATACGTTCATACATGGCTTGGTTTCCCAAAGAATAGAGATTTACCACCATTACTTTCTTTTTATCTGTTATCTGGGAAAGATAGGTTGTAATTCGCTGATCGGTTCCCTGCGAAAGGCCTGTGTTCAGGATTACAACGACGTCTTCATTTCCCTTCAGGCCTTTGAATCCATTTGCGTAGGCAAGCTTCAGGGGTGATTTCTGCGTTTTAATTTGTTTCTTTACAAAGCTAAGAGCTTCCATGGTAACGCTTGTACGGTCAAGGTAGACCATGGTAAAGGTCTTTGCATACAGCGAGCAGGCAAATCCAAAGAGAAGGATGAGCATAAGGATAGTGTGTTTTTTCATGATATATTCCTGTTATTCAGACTATTTGACCACATTAGAAAAGCTGGATGACTACAGAGGCAGCCATAAGGCTTGCCCCGACTCCACCCAGGATGGAATGGGCCGATGCCCCAAAGGCAGCATTGTCGTCTTCTGCTTCGAATATCTGCGTTGCCAACATACACAGGCCTCCCACAATACCCAGCACAATATGGATGTTGTCCTTCTGGAAAAGATTTCCTTTGGAAGTGGAGAACCTGTTGCTATAGTTTAGCAAGCCAATTCCGATTGAAAGCGAAGAAGCCACAATGGCGGCAGTGCCAAGGGTTTTATGCAAATCATCATCAACCAACCCTGGATTGAATACAGCCGCTCCGATTCCGAGTCCTACAGCGCTATATCCGACCCAATCATGGGCAGTTGCAAGTACTTGGTATACTTCAGGACTTTCCAGATAATCACGCGCAGTTACAAAAATCGATGTCTTTTCCGGCTGCACTGCAGTCGCATCCTGTGCAGCGACCAAGGGGGTTGTAATGCAGAGCACAATAAGTAGGAGGCAAATACCTTTTTGCATGCTGTGTGTTCCTTTTTGACTAAGCATCACATGCAATTATCTTTTAATCAAGAATACGTGGCAAATCTTATATAGAACCATCATCAAGAAAGTAGAAAGTGATGGTTCGGCCGGTTCTATTGGATTCCAATGCCTTGTTTCTTTGGGGTTTGCTGTCTCTTGAAAAAGGAATTCCTTGGATGAGAATCATTTTTAAGACTCTTGAATTCTTTGGAAGTTTTAATAAATAATTAAAAAATTTCAAAAAAAATCAAAATATGAAAATTAATGGACAATGGAAAAAAACTATGCTATCGTAATGAAAGTAAACAGCCATCTGGCTCTGTTCGCTATTGATGGCAGCTTAAAACCAAATAGGAGCACTTAATGAAAAAAGCAGGCTTGTTTTGTATTACTATGATTGTCATGTTTTCTTTCGTCGGCTGTACGACCCTCAGTACAGCACCACAGCAAATTACATTTGCTGAAAAAACTGATGCCGCATATCTGTCTGAATACTTTGGAATTGCGGAATTTACCCAAGACGTCGATGCAAAGGCTTTCGATGCTGCAATGTTGAAAGTAGTAGGGGAGGATGTCGTAGATGAAAATGATTTCAATGTGATAAAAGTAATGATCGATGCAACCGCTCTTACGAAATTGGCAGCGACTTATACCGATGCAAAAGCTTCGGCACGCTTGGTTAAGGCTGGAATCGAGGGTGTGAGTGGGGATGATGCAAAATATCTTGCATGTGCCCTCGATGCCAATTTACTCCTTCCTGCTGCGGCAAAAGAGCTTATCGAAACAGGTGCCCTCGACAGCGACATGGCTACCTACTTGTTAATGAATATCGCACAGGCCAATGGTTCTGCCAGAAATTATATTGGTAACACAAGCGATGCAAATATCTTACAGAAAATTTCTGAAGTCTTTGATGGATTCAGTCTTTACTCCGATGGTAATCTCGATGCAATCGGTGCCCGTGCAGTACAGGATAAAGCCTCTACCGGATATAATCTGAAAATTGACAGCGAAGATGCAAAGTTTCTCCCTTCTTTGACCATCCAATATGGACATAGTGATGAAGTCCATCTGAAGCAGCTTGTTGTGCTTTTGGCAAGTGAAGGCATTGACGCAAAAATGCAGATTGAACCTAAAGTATCCATCTACGAGTATCTTCTCGACTGGGGTCCCATTCCTGAACCAAGCCCCTTCTACATGGTGGAAAAATTCAGCGATGATTTGTATCTGGTGCATGCAGTTGAATATGATACAAAATTTGAATTTGCTACCGGTGAAGATTTGAAAAAATTTGACACTATTATCAATACGTATGCAAAGAAGAATGAGGAGAACCAGAAAGAGGGTAGCAAGGTAAAACTCATACAGGGTGCCTGGTGGCAGCCACTGTACAGTGCAAGCTTCAATCCCGATGAATCTTCCTATAAAGAAATCGTAGACTGCGTCCTTGCAGAGGCTGGCTATTCCATTCATCCCTTCTCTGTCAAGGAAAACAGTAATGCGCTCAGTACCAAGCTGGAAAACCTCAGTGGGATCCCTGTACAGCAGAAACCTCTTTATGTGAATAATGCTTTCTACAGGTATATCACAGGCGAAGATTTCCAATAAACGACTTTGTATGACCATCGCGCACAATATTGGTTGGCACGATGGTCATGTTGGAAGTAGAATAGCAACTGTGAGACCAAGAAAAATGCAAGGAAAGAGGATGGTAGGCAATGATTCCCTATGTAAGGCAAAGTAAAATATACGACTACATCAAGATTCGTACTATTGTATATCTTGATGAGTTGGTGGAATTTACAAAAGTCTCAATGCCCACCGTCCGGCGTGATCTGAAAGTACTCCAGGATGAAGGGAAAATAATCCTTCTCAATGGTGGGGGTGTCAAGGTCAGCGAGGTTGTCGATCACTCGGTCGTTGGCCGCCTAGAGGTAAATGCTGAGGAAAAATTTATAATTTGTGCCAAGGCAGCCCAATATGTAGAACCTAATGATTTTATCTATCTGGGGCCGGGTACAACCGAGAACTATCTCATTAGTTTCCTTGCCGGCAAGAATGTCACCGTTGTGACCAATGGAATCTTTCATGTGAATAAATTAATTGAACATTCTATCAAGACAATCCTTATAGGTGGTCAGATGGATAACAATCTGGGCATTACCTATGGGGCGGAAGTATATGATAAAATCAATAAAATGAATTTCACCTCTTGCTTCATCGGGGCAAGCGGAGTATCGGAAAAATGCGTTTCTTCATTTGATAACTACACTGCAGTGATAAATGAAAAAGTAATGGAACGATCGGCAAAAAAGATTCTCATGGTTGATTCTACTAAGATAAACAATGTCTCCCATTATGTATTTGGAGAAATCAAGGACTTTGATCACATCATCACCACAGATAAAGCTGTTATCCATTTCACGAATATTGAAAA
The sequence above is a segment of the Sphaerochaeta pleomorpha str. Grapes genome. Coding sequences within it:
- a CDS encoding DeoR/GlpR family DNA-binding transcription regulator — translated: MIPYVRQSKIYDYIKIRTIVYLDELVEFTKVSMPTVRRDLKVLQDEGKIILLNGGGVKVSEVVDHSVVGRLEVNAEEKFIICAKAAQYVEPNDFIYLGPGTTENYLISFLAGKNVTVVTNGIFHVNKLIEHSIKTILIGGQMDNNLGITYGAEVYDKINKMNFTSCFIGASGVSEKCVSSFDNYTAVINEKVMERSAKKILMVDSTKINNVSHYVFGEIKDFDHIITTDKAVIHFTNIENFVIADKFDI